In Brassica napus cultivar Da-Ae chromosome C2, Da-Ae, whole genome shotgun sequence, the sequence aaTATGCATACaccacaaaaatattatttcttttaaaacataccAACGACAAAGATTTTAAATAGCAAAGGCATGAGCATTCTCAATCAACTGTTCAACGGGAACATCAGCTAGGCTTTCGTCTTTGTGATTACCAAATAGAGAAGCTGATGCTGATGGATACATGTTTGATCCCATACCAAGCCTATGTCGAGTCTATTTGGCAATAGCAAGTTGATCCCctataaaaaaactaatattacataaGATTAAAGCCAAAAATAGAAGTAAATAGACAGATATTAACCAGTGATCATCTTTATGTTGATATTGTATTACGGTATCATGTCTTGGAGGATCAAACCAAGGCAACACACCAACGAATTCACATGGACCACCAAAGCTTTTTTTAATATCATCAAAAGAAAAAGGTTTTAAAGgttaaattattaaagagaagAAACAGTATTCTAAATTTCCAACCATAACAGCATCGATAGCATCTTCTTTTCTCAATGTTTTTGAGACTACATAAAATTACAATATGAAACAGAGCTTATAACCAATTAAAACAATACCAATATATGCTGGAAAATTAACTGAATATAAAATACATCAATTTTCctgaagaacaaaaaaaattgaactctGGATAAGATCAGACTCACACGATCGATCTGctgtttcaaagaaaaaaagattgttATTGGTTCTTACCTTTGTCCGTATTTGAGATCATTTGCCTTTAATTTCCTTTCATGAAGCTTTGATATTGCCGATTGTGTTgtatctgcaaaaaaaaataactcatGAGTGGCGTTAGGTCGTATTCATAATCTGACCGGAGAATGCAAAGCGGCGTCGTAGCAGGAGACTGCCGTTGAGAttggaagaagaaaggaaaTCTTATGGTTTAATGAGACCATGATAAGCTGATTTAAAGCTTCAGGAAACAATACCATTAAGTCCTAAAGAATCTTGATTGACAGACGTTTTGGAAAGAGAGAACgattagagcatcattatcctaAAACCTCTCGAAGGAtctcttaattaatttttaatagtttttaaagtGAGTTAAGAGATTCCTGAAAGAGATTTGAACATTTAAATGATTTATTGCAAGtctcttaattatgagttcttgaaaaaaaagatttgaacaAAACAAGAGTGATTATGTCAGAATCAACCATCTCACATTTGAGCCTGTTTATGATCTAACCAAAATCCCAATCacaaatttgtttatttctttacaaaattcaaaatcatcTCAGAGTTATtaagaaacagaagaaagcaaAGTATTCAAAATCATCAATCGGTCTTGAAGAATCAGTTTTTGTGCAGCTTTGTTACTCTTCAGCGGCAATGACACTGATCTCGCCTCTCTCAAGCAAGTCATAGAAAGCTCTGGTTTTCCTCTGTTTGTTCCAATGGTGCATCTTCCAAAGACCACCAGCAGCTAAACCGATGATTAGCTCCTTCACAACGCTTAGGACCTTTCAATGTGGCATGAGCAACCCTGTGTCCTGCCATCTCTTTCTCAACCTAATCAAACTGATACATCACAACCCCAAAAAGACCAAACATGAATCAGTAGTCTCTACAATCTTCACTAAACGGACGCAAGAAATGTAATTcacaaccaaataaatatagaaacatAGTATAACCCCAACGATCAAACATTATATGATAGAGACTATACAAAAAGAAAGCTAGAAATGTAATGCACAATCAATTCATATACAAGACAGAGACTGACTCTCTTCACCATCCCACGGTTCAGCATCTTCCCAGCTGCTCCAAATATTGGAGCCAAGCCCCGCCTGTGATCGGTCCTGTTTCTATAAAGCATCAAGTATAAAAAGAGAGAGACTATCTATAAAGCATACACCTTTACATGTGACACAGACTAATAACTATGATCCGTTCATGAGATAAAAGGAAGATACTTTTTGATTGAATTAACTAGATTCAGATGACAACAATGcataaatgaaaaaagaaaaggaaagtgaGAAGAAGGTTGGTCAGGTCTAGAATTGTGATCGGAAATGCCTTTGATGAGCTTTGGATTCTTCACCACGTCGCACTTTCTCCTCTGCCCAAAACAACACACCATTCTCtccaaaaaaattcaatcttTCCGGTGATCTTCCTTAAGGCGACACTAAGTAGTCTCTGTCAGCTCCTTCATCATGGCTGTACCTTTCAGGAGTTGATCTTGAACTCTTTCTCTGTCCTGAAACAACCAGAAAAACACATTCTTTATCAAAACCAACAGCAAGCAGTGAAATGGATACCAAATCAGAGCATAAAAACAATGACTTTGAAGtttatatttcttcttcttcttctgatctaCTGGAGACAATGAAATAGAGGTGACCAGTGGTGGTTATGACGAGcgtggcggtggtggtggcgaCTCCGGTGAAGACGAATCTCAGAAGCCATGGTGGCGGTGACTGAGGGCTTTAGTAGAGGAGGAGGTGAGAAAGTATCTGAGAGGTTGGCCACGTCTTTGCTTTTTTCAGAGAAACAATCAATTGGGAGAGACACAGAGAGGAAGAGATAGAGACAGGGAGAAGTAGACAAGATACGGTTCTTCCAACTCCTAATCACGAGATGTTTCTTGTGTTAAttgtaatttctttttttttttaattaaaattatatattaagagACACATCTAAGAACCTGAGATAATAGTGTTCTTAGGATGGAAGATGAGTTCAGCAATTACCGGACTGTCATATTAATGTAGCCAATACACACAAATACAAAagaatgtaaatattttttaaatgacatGGCTTACATATAAATGAGTTGTCAATCTGATTGGTTGGGAAATTTTGGATGATGTAGACACTCTCAAAATTTTAGCTCACCCATTTTTagtattgtaatatatataagaattagcACAATTGTTCAGATTCACATaaatatccagattttttttttttttaaagaatatcatTGAAATTATGTGTCAGCCCTCAACACTCGTCTTCCTCGTTCTATCAATCATTGCGATCGACTACCTTCCTCTTGCAAGTGCCAGAGTAAGAAACCTCAACTATGCGGCGTTTTGTGTGATATCTATATCAGCCACAGATGCACAAATGCAATCTAATATAGATTGGGTGTGTAGCCAGAAATTTGATTGTACGCCAATCAATCCCGGTGGGCCCTGCTTTGAACCAAATAATCTTAGAAGCCATGCATCGTTTGTGATGAATAGGTATTACCAGAAAAACGGACGTGAAGAAGAAGCATGCGATTTCAGTAATACCGGTAGGTTCATTAATAGTGATCCAAGCTATGGTGATTGTGTGTATGattattaatgaaaaataaagtatttCGTCATTCAGAATTTCATATTTAgtcaatatatttaaattaatgacttcattattattattatttttttttttgaaaaaaggcttTCAATTAAAATGCATAAGAAAATACAAGTACGAGGTTTAACTTCATAAGTTTGAAAAAGTTTGCAACAAGCATAGAATTAGAGAAACTCTAGATAAAGATTCACATTTGAATCTTAAAAGGACAGAAACAGAAAGACACTAACTAGTGGTTGTGGTTCCCTCGGCCGCGACGACCTCTTTTACCTCTTCCACTAACATTTGTCCATTCCATATCTTAAAACTTTTGTGTTGGTTTTATTTCCCTTCCGCCTCTAGTTAAGTTATAACCAGAAGGCTCTCCAACCACATCAAAACCATGTCCTTTTCCATAAGTAACCGGAATCTCCGATTCTCTATAAAATTGTTGTTGATTGTGGGTGGGAGGAGTGGTAGGGTCAATTTGTTGCTCATTTGCAGAAGAGCTAGGGTCTTCCACAATGATAGATTGTGATGGAATGGCTTCCATAATAGGTGAATTAGAGGGAGCAACATTTGCAGCTGCTGACATAGGGACAGTGACATCAATCTCTGAGCAAGAAGTAGAATGTACCTCATGCGAATCTGTGAAAGGAGTGACAACTGAAACCTCAGAAGGTGTAGTGATCAAAGACTTTTCTGGAGTCTCAAGTGCTTGTTGGGTAGAGAGCGAGCCCGAACATGGCTCCAAATTTTCCACAAGTGTACTGAAAGAGTTCTGTGCCAAATGAACTATATTCACCACTGGAATCTCTTCGTTGGTAACCTGAGGTTCCTTAGTAACAGTAGCAGAATCATGAGGCTTAGGAGGCAGTAAACACTTTTTCTCTTTATGGCCAAGTGCTCCACATCTATCACAAGCACTTGGAATCCAAGAATACTCCACCTCCACTAAAAAGATATTGCCTTGCTTGTCATCAAGCGCAATTAGCTTCGGAAATGGCTTATCTAACTCAACTTCAACTAAAATTTTTGCTTCTCCCATATTTGCTGGATCTAAGCGAGGCTTGTGCGTAAGCATTGGCTCTCCCAAACCCGATGCTATGTGACTAATGCCTAACCTAGAAAAACATGAATCTGGGATATTCTTGAGGTTGACCCACACTGGTAGCGTAGAAATCTCTGGGATTTTGAAAGAGGTTACCGGATTCCAAGGAGACACAAAGAGGAGGCAATCATCAACATGCCACACACCTCGCTAGATAACCCATTTACGAGTATTTTCATGAGGAATATGGAACAAAAACGAAGAGTCCCCTAACTTTCGACAGGTTATCCTACATTCTCGACCCCATAACCTATTCAACACTGCATGAATAAGACCTCCAGGCGGGCTGGAACACCTATGAAACTGTCCTACAACATATTCTTCCTTATTCTCAGGTCCTAGCTTAAGTACCTTGGAGGGGATTGTCACTTGAGGAGTTCCATCCAGTCGGTATGTTGGTTCAGTGGCACGAAATAAGTTTCTAGAAGATTGGTTCATTCGGGCAGCCCATGGAAACCGAAGACTACCATCTTCCTTGAGAGCTGGAGGCGGAATTTTATCTACCGGCATTTGCGTCACTGATTTCTTAGAAAACATCACATGACTCTTCTTCTTAGGACCGTTGACAATAGCTTCGCCAATTGAAGGCCAGAATGAATCTATTTGACTTTGTAGCATCTCTGTAACTCCGAACCTTGGAGTTGCAGGTTCTGGAGGAGTCGGTGGTGGCGTGAAATGAAGTGGCTTTGACCACGCACCCAAGGAGCGAATAAAGGTGGGACCTTTATCTGAATCGTCATCACTCGCTTCTTCATCAGTCTCGTTATcaccctcttcttcttctacggTGTTAACAACACTGGCAGCAGAATTACTGAGAGGCCCAGAGGCAGGAGGAAGAACGATGGCCGGAGGAGGAGCTTCTTCATCGATCTCGTGGCGGAGATGGTCAACCAAATCCGTCGGCGGAGGAGTCATTGGATCTTCGATCTGGGGAGAGAGAGGCTTCAGTCGAGTTTGGAAAGTCGACGGAGGCCAGAGTCAACGGTTGTGCCGTCGATTTGATGCAGAGGAGACGAGGGTTTGAAGTTCGCCGCAAGAGAGAAAAAGGGTCGAGCGCGTGTTCCTAGCATGACTTCATTATTGGGTTCAACATTTTTTGGATTCTCGCAGTGGCTGCAactaaaaatcttttttttttgtatgataaATCTATTCGAAATGCATTATTCAATTGTACATCATGTAAAACTAACCAGTTACAACAAATAACATGAAATTATTACATCTCGTTCCTTTTTggatggaaaaataaaataaagagaaaattacCTACAATAACCTATCTTTTTACAGAAATTGTTTGAATAACTCATAAAATTTAAGATTACTCAGGTAACCTACTAATCATCAAAATAATTCCGTAATTCCTAAACTACCCTTTTATAACTTGTgcataatattgttttaatcaattaattattttaatattaattatctcATTAATCATTTATTgtaaaataaggaaagttaggaTATACAAGAATATTGACTCTAAATCATATAAATTTCAGCTACAAAATTCTAGCAATTCACCAATTTTATCGACAAAAACTATTTTCTTGTCTTCATGTTGCTGCACCAATTCTATCGGCAAAAATACTTTGTAACCGTGAATCTCATATCGTGAGCGAGGCGTGGTTTTAAAACCAGGTTAGTAATATCGTTCTCTAATTTTACCTTCACTCTCAGCCAATGACTATGTCGTAAATCTTCCTATAGTTATATCTGAGCATGTGTACaagattgttttcttttattatctTGAGAGTCTTTAGTTAAAGTTGAATATTCTTTGctagagttttttttatttaatctatTAGACTCATATTCTTTTTACAGGATGTCAATTCAAACAAATGTGGATTTAGGATTTCCATTACAGTTGTTTTCACTTGGTTGTGAGCCAAAGCCCAAGAAAAGTATCAACCACCATAGTAAGACTGGGTTTTTAGAAGATGTGGAAAATGCTGTTAGAGAAGAAGTGGTCTGTGGTTCACCTCTTGGAGTAATTATATAGTTTGTAGAAAATAAATTCACTTGGTCGTCTAAGGTCGTCGAGCATCTTCTTGTGAACCAACTTGTttgcaagaaaaaaacatgagaTGTG encodes:
- the LOC111203365 gene encoding major pollen allergen Ole e 10-like, translating into MCQPSTLVFLVLSIIAIDYLPLASARVRNLNYAAFCVISISATDAQMQSNIDWVCSQKFDCTPINPGGPCFEPNNLRSHASFVMNRYYQKNGREEEACDFSNTGRFINSDPSYGDCVYDY